Proteins co-encoded in one Ponticoccus alexandrii genomic window:
- the urtE gene encoding urea ABC transporter ATP-binding subunit UrtE yields the protein MLSLSNLTLHYGHSQILHDISMEARPGAVTCLMGTNGVGKTSLLKAISGTHPRSGGAMVLDGQDIAPNTSAHARARAGIGYVPQGRDIFPLMTVRENLMTGFACIPKADWTIPDEIFTLFPILKDFLNRRGGDLSGGQQQQLAIARAMIAQPKLLLLDEPTEGIQPNIIKQIGEVIKYLRSKGDMAIILVEQFFDFAFDLGDHFVALERGRVIHDASRADTPRDVLLKKVSV from the coding sequence ATGCTGAGCCTCTCCAACCTGACGCTGCACTATGGCCACAGCCAGATCCTGCACGACATCTCGATGGAGGCGCGGCCCGGCGCCGTGACCTGCCTGATGGGCACCAATGGGGTCGGCAAGACCTCCCTGCTCAAGGCGATCTCGGGCACGCATCCGCGCTCCGGCGGCGCCATGGTGCTCGACGGTCAGGACATCGCGCCGAACACCTCGGCCCATGCCCGCGCCCGCGCCGGGATCGGCTACGTGCCGCAGGGCCGCGACATCTTTCCGCTGATGACCGTGCGCGAGAACCTGATGACCGGCTTCGCCTGCATCCCCAAGGCCGACTGGACCATTCCGGACGAGATCTTCACGCTGTTTCCGATCCTCAAGGATTTCCTCAACCGGCGCGGCGGCGACCTGTCCGGCGGCCAGCAACAACAGCTTGCCATCGCCCGGGCCATGATCGCACAGCCGAAACTGCTGCTCCTCGACGAGCCGACAGAGGGCATCCAGCCCAATATCATCAAGCAGATCGGCGAGGTCATCAAATACCTCCGGTCCAAGGGCGACATGGCGATTATCCTCGTGGAACAGTTCTTTGACTTCGCCTTCGACCTTGGCGACCATTTCGTGGCGCTGGAACGCGGCCGCGTCATCCATGACGCCAGCCGGGCTGACACCCCCCGCGACGTCCTGCTCAAGAAGGTCTCTGTCTGA
- the urtD gene encoding urea ABC transporter ATP-binding protein UrtD produces MSLDTATAAPKKTRKSTLLELSGVSVSFDGFKAINNLSFQIGEPEMRAIIGPNGAGKTTFMDIITGKTKPDEGRVLWGDDGISLLGLSESRIARAGVGRKFQKPTVFEAQTVRENLAMALKAPRGPFDVLFHKKTRAGAEKIEALAAQIGLLEQLPRIAGELSHGQKQWLEIGMLLAQEPRLLLVDEPAAGMTPAEREKTTEMLVEAAKTRAVVVVEHDMEFVRRLNCRVTVLNEGSVLAEGSIDHVTSDPQVIEVYLGR; encoded by the coding sequence ATGAGCCTCGACACCGCCACCGCCGCGCCCAAGAAGACGCGCAAATCAACCCTGCTTGAGCTCTCCGGCGTCTCGGTCTCCTTCGACGGGTTCAAGGCGATCAACAACCTCTCGTTCCAGATCGGCGAGCCCGAGATGCGCGCCATCATCGGTCCCAACGGCGCGGGCAAGACCACCTTCATGGACATCATCACCGGCAAGACGAAACCCGACGAGGGCCGCGTGCTCTGGGGCGACGACGGCATCTCGCTGCTGGGCCTCTCGGAAAGCCGCATCGCCCGCGCCGGGGTCGGGCGCAAGTTCCAGAAACCCACCGTCTTCGAGGCCCAGACCGTGCGCGAGAACCTCGCCATGGCGCTGAAGGCCCCCCGCGGTCCCTTCGACGTGCTGTTCCACAAGAAGACACGGGCCGGCGCCGAGAAGATAGAGGCGCTCGCCGCCCAGATCGGCCTGTTGGAGCAGCTTCCGCGCATCGCGGGCGAACTCAGCCACGGGCAGAAGCAATGGCTGGAGATCGGCATGCTGCTGGCGCAGGAACCGCGCCTGCTGCTGGTCGACGAACCCGCCGCCGGGATGACGCCTGCCGAGCGCGAGAAGACCACAGAGATGCTGGTCGAAGCCGCGAAGACCCGCGCCGTGGTCGTGGTCGAGCACGACATGGAATTCGTCCGCCGCCTGAACTGCCGGGTGACGGTGCTGAACGAAGGCTCCGTCCTCGCCGAAGGCTCCATCGACCATGTGACCTCCGACCCGCAGGTCATCGAAGTCTACCTTGGGCGGTAA
- the urtC gene encoding urea ABC transporter permease subunit UrtC, translated as MRRSFFAQNPSVLWFIAILALFTLAVTLMAEATGSGALSTSFVKTLGKTLCLCLIAIAMDVVWGYCGILSLGHFAFFGIGGYAVGMWLMYARTETIVARSLEGQVIPPTAQEVSDAIASQIFGVVGASEFPPIWAFAHSLPLQLMMVVLVPGLLALVFGWLAFRSRVTGVYLSILTQAMTLALSLYLFQNDSGLRGNNGLSGLQNIPGAEGVPQSLISIWFFWASAFALAVGYVLFAFVTSGKMGSVIRAIRDNETRVRFLGYDVEGYKLFVFTLTAVVAGIAGALYYPQAGIINPAEIAPIASIYLAVWVAIGGRGRLYGAVLGTVFVTLLSSWFTGGGAPDIDLGFYRIQWTDWWLVLLGLSFVAVTLFAPKGLGGLIDLLTARRTADRHGSDFGPDKGALREEEGAK; from the coding sequence ATGAGACGCAGCTTCTTCGCTCAGAACCCCTCTGTCCTGTGGTTCATCGCCATCCTCGCGCTGTTCACGCTTGCCGTGACGCTCATGGCCGAGGCCACCGGCTCGGGCGCGCTCTCGACCTCTTTCGTCAAGACGCTGGGCAAGACGCTGTGCCTGTGCCTCATCGCCATCGCCATGGACGTGGTCTGGGGCTACTGCGGCATCCTCAGCCTCGGCCATTTCGCCTTCTTCGGGATCGGCGGCTACGCCGTCGGGATGTGGCTGATGTACGCGCGGACAGAGACCATCGTGGCGCGCAGCCTCGAGGGACAGGTGATCCCGCCGACCGCGCAAGAGGTCTCTGACGCGATCGCCAGCCAGATCTTCGGCGTCGTCGGCGCGTCGGAATTCCCGCCGATCTGGGCTTTCGCCCACTCGCTGCCGCTGCAACTGATGATGGTGGTGCTGGTGCCGGGGCTTCTGGCGCTGGTCTTCGGCTGGCTCGCCTTCCGTTCGCGCGTGACCGGCGTGTACCTCTCGATCCTCACGCAGGCGATGACGCTGGCGCTGTCGCTCTACCTCTTCCAGAACGACAGCGGGCTGCGTGGCAACAACGGCCTCTCCGGCCTGCAGAACATCCCCGGCGCAGAGGGCGTGCCGCAATCGCTGATCTCGATCTGGTTCTTCTGGGCCTCGGCCTTCGCGCTGGCAGTGGGATACGTGCTCTTCGCCTTCGTGACCTCGGGCAAGATGGGCAGCGTGATCCGCGCCATCCGCGACAACGAGACCCGCGTGCGCTTCCTCGGCTACGATGTCGAAGGCTACAAGCTCTTCGTCTTCACCCTGACGGCGGTGGTCGCGGGCATCGCGGGCGCGCTTTATTACCCGCAGGCGGGCATCATCAACCCGGCGGAAATCGCGCCAATCGCCTCGATCTACCTCGCGGTCTGGGTCGCCATCGGCGGACGCGGACGGCTGTACGGCGCTGTGCTCGGCACGGTCTTCGTGACCCTGCTCAGCAGCTGGTTCACCGGCGGCGGCGCGCCGGACATCGACCTCGGGTTCTACCGGATCCAGTGGACCGACTGGTGGCTCGTCCTCTTGGGCCTCAGCTTCGTCGCCGTGACGCTGTTCGCACCCAAGGGCCTCGGCGGGCTGATCGACCTCTTGACCGCGCGCCGCACCGCCGACCGCCATGGCTCGGACTTCGGACCGGACAAGGGTGCCCTGCGCGAAGAGGAGGGCGCGAAATGA
- a CDS encoding GNAT family N-acetyltransferase, translated as MQIDVLTQPTPAFEALVETHTAFCDSTAPAESCHRLPVLRLFTPEITVWVAQEGGALIGMGALKVLSPTEGEVKSMHTRAEVRGRGAARAILRTILTAARAKGLHRLSLETGTHPAFAPAVALYRAEGFTETGPFGGYVIDPHSMFLTLDLTTAKEPA; from the coding sequence ATGCAGATCGACGTTCTGACCCAACCGACCCCCGCCTTCGAGGCGCTGGTGGAGACGCACACCGCCTTTTGCGACAGCACCGCGCCCGCCGAAAGCTGCCACCGCCTGCCGGTCTTGCGGCTCTTCACACCCGAGATCACCGTCTGGGTCGCGCAGGAGGGCGGCGCACTGATCGGCATGGGCGCGCTGAAGGTGCTCTCGCCCACTGAGGGAGAGGTCAAATCCATGCACACCCGGGCGGAGGTGCGCGGCAGGGGCGCGGCACGGGCCATCCTGCGCACCATCCTGACCGCCGCCCGCGCCAAGGGCCTGCACCGGCTGTCTCTGGAAACCGGCACGCATCCGGCCTTTGCCCCCGCCGTGGCGCTCTACCGCGCCGAGGGGTTCACCGAGACCGGCCCCTTCGGCGGGTACGTCATCGACCCGCACAGCATGTTCCTCACCCTCGACCTGACCACCGCAAAGGAACCGGCATGA
- the urtB gene encoding urea ABC transporter permease subunit UrtB, producing the protein MLRALLTALALLFLPLAGAAQEAGPDLQAVLQEHQAQIAKPSRTKIGPAIEALLESDLPGVQGFLEAWQDKGVYVRDEDGLFFRIERTGDTVTLLHPGTLEPVAEGVDPATLSEIRPNGGVRRVIGEALVQFQLSDPDVTRRTAALDAISRNLDPGQIGPLRNSIEDEDVPALRLRKERLANYLMARFGETPAERTSAIEALSDDLSVDGRAVLSQILSTDRVVAQEPPAGANVARVLEPGSDLTRAEAYALISAETDAPAMLSPAEIRTALEATVEGGVIAGLPIARLDTQEARAEAYDRLAAAGTVPPRATAQVIDETLAAYTIYEVYAEDDPAITDAARRTQGAVQTRVGLSQTADLALDAVSLASIYFLAAIGLAITFGVMGVINMAHGEFIMMGAYTGYVVQLFIPDYTLSLVVALPLAFAVTFGAGVAMERLVIRWLYDRPLETLLATFGVSIALQQLAKNIFGTQARPLTSPAWLDGNLAFNEVISISYIRVAIFVLALLFLGLLLFILKKTRLGLEVRAVTQNPRMAASMGINPDKIKMLTFGLGSGIAGIAGVAIGLYAKVTSEMGQDYIVQSFMTVVVGGVGNVWGTLAGATLIGVLQKGIEWFNPSNTLAAQTYMILFIILFIQFRPKGIIALKGRAAGD; encoded by the coding sequence ATGCTCCGTGCCCTCCTCACGGCCCTTGCCTTGCTGTTCCTGCCGCTCGCCGGCGCCGCCCAAGAGGCCGGTCCGGACCTTCAGGCCGTCCTGCAAGAGCATCAGGCGCAGATCGCCAAGCCCTCGCGCACCAAGATCGGCCCGGCCATCGAGGCGCTGCTGGAGTCCGACCTGCCCGGCGTGCAGGGCTTTCTGGAGGCATGGCAGGACAAGGGCGTCTATGTCCGCGACGAGGACGGCCTGTTCTTCCGCATCGAACGCACCGGCGACACGGTCACGCTGCTGCATCCCGGCACGCTGGAGCCCGTCGCAGAGGGCGTCGATCCCGCCACCCTGTCAGAGATCCGCCCCAACGGCGGTGTCCGCCGCGTCATCGGCGAGGCGCTGGTACAGTTCCAGCTGTCGGACCCCGATGTCACCCGCCGCACGGCGGCGCTGGATGCGATTTCGCGCAACCTCGACCCCGGGCAGATCGGCCCGCTGCGCAACTCGATCGAGGATGAGGACGTGCCCGCCCTGCGCCTGCGCAAGGAGCGGCTGGCCAACTACCTCATGGCCCGCTTCGGGGAGACGCCCGCAGAGCGCACCTCTGCCATCGAGGCCCTGTCGGACGACCTGAGCGTGGACGGCCGCGCGGTGCTGTCGCAGATCCTGTCCACCGACCGCGTCGTGGCACAGGAGCCGCCCGCCGGTGCCAACGTGGCCCGCGTGCTGGAGCCCGGCAGCGACCTGACCCGGGCCGAGGCCTACGCGCTGATCTCGGCAGAGACCGATGCGCCAGCGATGCTGTCGCCCGCCGAGATCCGCACCGCGCTGGAGGCCACCGTCGAGGGCGGCGTCATCGCGGGCCTGCCCATCGCCCGGCTGGACACGCAGGAGGCGCGGGCAGAGGCCTACGACCGCCTCGCCGCCGCCGGCACCGTGCCGCCGCGCGCCACTGCGCAGGTCATCGACGAGACGCTCGCGGCCTACACGATCTACGAGGTCTACGCCGAGGACGACCCGGCCATCACCGATGCCGCCCGCCGCACGCAGGGCGCGGTGCAGACCCGCGTCGGCCTCAGCCAGACCGCCGACCTTGCGCTGGACGCCGTGTCGCTGGCCTCGATCTACTTCCTCGCCGCCATCGGCCTTGCCATCACCTTCGGCGTCATGGGCGTCATCAACATGGCCCATGGCGAGTTCATCATGATGGGCGCCTATACCGGCTATGTGGTGCAGCTGTTCATCCCCGATTACACCCTGTCGCTGGTGGTCGCCCTGCCGCTGGCCTTCGCCGTGACCTTCGGCGCCGGTGTGGCGATGGAGCGGTTGGTGATCCGCTGGCTCTACGACCGCCCGCTGGAAACGCTGCTGGCCACCTTCGGGGTTTCCATCGCCCTGCAACAGCTGGCCAAGAACATCTTCGGCACGCAGGCGCGTCCGCTGACCTCTCCGGCCTGGCTGGACGGCAACCTCGCCTTCAACGAGGTGATCTCGATCAGCTACATCCGCGTCGCGATCTTCGTGCTGGCGCTGCTGTTCCTCGGGCTGCTGCTCTTCATCCTCAAGAAGACCCGGCTGGGGCTGGAGGTGCGCGCGGTGACGCAGAACCCGCGCATGGCGGCCTCGATGGGCATCAATCCCGACAAGATCAAGATGCTGACCTTCGGCCTTGGATCCGGCATCGCGGGGATCGCGGGCGTGGCCATCGGGCTTTATGCGAAGGTGACCTCCGAGATGGGGCAGGATTACATCGTGCAAAGCTTCATGACCGTGGTCGTGGGCGGCGTCGGCAACGTCTGGGGCACACTCGCGGGCGCCACACTGATCGGGGTGCTGCAAAAGGGGATCGAGTGGTTCAACCCGTCCAACACGCTGGCGGCGCAGACCTACATGATCCTCTTCATCATCCTCTTTATCCAGTTCCGGCCCAAGGGCATCATCGCCCTCAAAGGCCGCGCGGCAGGAGATTGA
- the urtA gene encoding urea ABC transporter substrate-binding protein — protein MTQFTKLLSGAAAATLIAGVAQAQDCADGPIKVGVLHSLSGTMAISETTLKDTMEMLVASQNEAGGLLGCELEAVVVDPASDWPLFAEKARELLTVHEVDVIFGNWTSVSRKSVLPVIEELNGLLFYPVQYEGEESSKNVFYTGAAPNQQAIPATDYFLEELGVEKFALLGTDYVYPRTTNNILESYLKEKGIAQEDIFVNYTPFGHSDWATIVADVVKLGADGKQVGVISTINGDANIGFYKELAAAGISADDIPVVAFSVGEEELSGLDTSNLVGHLAAWNYFMSADTLENAAFIEKWHAFIGDEKRVTNDPMEAHYIGFNMWVQAVEAAGTTDVDAVRDAMYGQTFPNLTGGTAEMLVNHHLSKPVLIGEIREDGQFDIISQTDPVPGDAWTDFLPESAVLTSDWKDLDCGMYNTETSTCVQIKSNY, from the coding sequence ATGACTCAATTCACCAAACTGCTGTCGGGCGCCGCTGCCGCTACCCTGATCGCCGGGGTCGCACAGGCCCAGGACTGCGCGGATGGCCCGATCAAGGTCGGTGTGCTGCACTCGCTGTCGGGCACGATGGCCATTTCCGAAACCACCCTGAAAGACACGATGGAAATGTTGGTCGCCAGCCAGAACGAGGCCGGCGGCCTTCTGGGCTGCGAACTTGAGGCGGTCGTCGTCGACCCGGCCTCTGACTGGCCGCTCTTTGCCGAAAAGGCGCGCGAACTGCTGACCGTGCACGAAGTCGACGTGATCTTCGGCAACTGGACCTCCGTGTCGCGCAAATCCGTGCTGCCGGTCATCGAGGAACTGAACGGCCTGCTGTTCTACCCGGTCCAGTACGAGGGCGAAGAGTCGTCCAAGAACGTCTTCTACACCGGCGCCGCGCCGAACCAGCAGGCGATCCCGGCCACCGACTACTTCCTCGAAGAGCTTGGCGTCGAGAAGTTCGCCCTGCTCGGCACCGACTACGTCTATCCGCGCACCACGAACAACATCCTCGAATCCTACCTCAAGGAGAAGGGCATCGCCCAAGAGGACATCTTCGTGAACTACACGCCCTTCGGCCATTCCGACTGGGCGACCATCGTGGCCGACGTGGTCAAGCTGGGCGCGGACGGCAAGCAGGTCGGCGTGATCTCGACCATCAACGGCGACGCCAACATCGGCTTCTACAAGGAACTGGCGGCAGCGGGCATTTCCGCCGACGACATCCCGGTCGTGGCCTTCTCGGTAGGTGAAGAAGAGCTTTCGGGCCTCGACACCTCGAACCTCGTCGGTCACCTCGCCGCATGGAACTACTTCATGTCCGCCGACACGCTCGAGAACGCCGCGTTCATCGAGAAGTGGCATGCCTTCATCGGCGACGAGAAGCGCGTGACCAACGACCCGATGGAAGCCCATTACATCGGCTTTAACATGTGGGTGCAGGCGGTCGAAGCGGCTGGCACCACCGATGTCGACGCCGTGCGCGACGCCATGTACGGCCAGACCTTCCCGAACCTGACCGGCGGCACCGCCGAGATGCTGGTGAACCACCACCTGTCCAAGCCCGTCCTGATCGGCGAGATCCGCGAAGACGGCCAGTTCGACATCATCAGCCAGACCGACCCGGTTCCGGGCGACGCATGGACCGACTTCCTGCCGGAATCCGCCGTGCTGACCTCTGACTGGAAGGACCTTGACTGCGGCATGTACAACACCGAGACATCGACCTGCGTCCAGATCAAGTCCAACTACTGA
- a CDS encoding urease accessory protein UreD: MREDLDEAVRRMPAAQPRAEGHLSLATKARGPVSAIDRLRAQGAMKALFPRRSPGVEAIVINTSGGLTGGDRLAVEARAGAGSSLCLTTQAAERAYRANGGVARMDTVLTVEAGAEMLWLPQELILYDGARLERRLSADLAADARFLLVEPVILGRAAMGETLRDVTFRDRIEIRREAVPLYSDGLFLRGDVAAQMARPALGCGAGAMAQVVFVSPDAGARLGAVRALLPASGGASMLAPDLLVVRLLAGDGYALRTTLLPILDRLSRDRLPTSWRL, from the coding sequence ATGCGCGAAGATCTGGACGAGGCGGTGCGGAGGATGCCGGCCGCTCAGCCGCGGGCCGAGGGGCACCTGTCCCTCGCCACCAAGGCGCGTGGTCCGGTCTCCGCGATCGACCGCCTGCGGGCGCAGGGCGCGATGAAGGCGCTGTTTCCGCGCCGCAGCCCGGGCGTCGAGGCCATCGTCATCAACACTTCGGGCGGGCTGACCGGCGGCGACCGCCTTGCGGTCGAGGCGCGGGCGGGGGCGGGATCGTCCCTTTGCCTGACGACGCAGGCGGCGGAACGTGCCTATCGCGCGAACGGGGGCGTGGCGCGGATGGACACCGTCCTGACGGTGGAGGCGGGCGCCGAGATGCTCTGGCTGCCGCAGGAGTTGATCCTTTACGACGGCGCCCGGCTGGAGCGCCGGCTGAGCGCCGACCTTGCCGCCGATGCGCGGTTCCTGCTGGTCGAGCCGGTGATCCTCGGGCGGGCAGCCATGGGCGAGACGCTGCGCGACGTGACCTTTCGCGACCGCATCGAGATCCGCCGGGAGGCCGTGCCGCTCTATAGCGATGGGCTTTTCCTGCGCGGCGACGTGGCGGCGCAGATGGCCCGTCCCGCGCTGGGGTGCGGCGCCGGGGCCATGGCGCAGGTGGTCTTCGTGTCGCCTGACGCCGGGGCGCGGCTTGGCGCGGTGCGCGCGCTCTTGCCAGCCTCTGGCGGGGCGAGCATGCTGGCGCCCGATCTTCTGGTGGTGCGCCTGCTGGCCGGGGACGGATATGCCCTGCGCACGACCCTTCTGCCCATTCTGGACCGGCTCAGCCGGGACCGGCTTCCGACTTCGTGGAGACTGTGA
- a CDS encoding urease subunit gamma codes for MNLTPREKDKLLVSMAAMVARRRLERGVKLNHPEAIALITDTVVEGARDGRSVADLMQAGAEVVSREQCMEGIAEMIHEVQVEATFPDGTKLVTVHNPIR; via the coding sequence ATGAACCTGACCCCTCGCGAGAAAGACAAGCTGTTGGTGTCCATGGCCGCCATGGTGGCCCGCAGGCGGCTGGAGCGCGGCGTGAAGCTGAACCACCCCGAGGCGATTGCCCTGATCACGGATACGGTGGTCGAGGGCGCGCGCGACGGGCGGTCGGTGGCCGACCTGATGCAGGCGGGGGCCGAGGTGGTCAGCCGCGAGCAGTGCATGGAGGGCATCGCCGAGATGATCCACGAGGTTCAGGTCGAGGCGACCTTTCCGGACGGAACCAAGCTGGTGACGGTCCATAACCCGATCCGGTAG
- a CDS encoding urease subunit beta: MIPGELLPAEGSLTLNEGREAITLMVANTGDRPVQVGSHYHFAEANPALDFDRGAARGLRLDIAAGTAVRFEPGQRREVALIPVAGARRIYGFNQQVMGDL, translated from the coding sequence GTGATCCCCGGAGAGCTTCTGCCCGCCGAGGGGTCGCTGACCCTGAACGAGGGCCGCGAGGCGATCACGCTGATGGTGGCGAACACCGGCGACCGCCCGGTGCAGGTCGGCAGCCACTACCACTTCGCCGAGGCGAACCCGGCGCTGGATTTCGACCGGGGCGCGGCGCGCGGGTTGCGGCTGGATATCGCCGCCGGGACGGCGGTGCGCTTCGAGCCCGGTCAGCGCCGCGAGGTCGCGCTGATCCCGGTGGCGGGCGCGCGCCGGATCTACGGCTTCAACCAGCAGGTCATGGGCGACCTCTGA
- the ureC gene encoding urease subunit alpha, producing MPATIKRSDYAAMFGPTTGDRLRLADTDLIIEVERDLTVEAAGGYGEEVKFGGGKVIRDGMGQSQATRAEGAVDTVITNALIVDWTGVYKADVGLRDGRIHKIGKAGNPDTQPGVDIVVGPGTEVIAGEGRILTAGGMDSHIHYICPQQIEDALHSGVTTMLGGGTGPAHGTLATTCTPGPWHIGRMLQAADAFPMNLAFAGKGNASLPAALEEQIKAGACALKLHEDWGTAPGAIDCCLSVADAWDVQVMIHTDTLNESGFVENTVKAMKGRTIHAFHTEGAGGGHAPDIIKICGESFVLPSSTNPTRPFTVNTIEEHLDMLMVCHHLDKSIPEDVAFAESRIRRETIAAEDILHDMGAFSIIASDSQAMGRVGEVLIRTWQTADKMKKQRGRLSEEKGDNDNFRVRRYIAKYTINPAIAHGIGHEIGSIEEGKRADLVLWNPAFFGVKPEMVLIGGTIACAQMGDPNASIPTPQPVYSRPMFGAYGRSVENSAVIFVSEAAQSEGLRNQLGLAKQTVAVRNTRGIGKADLKLNDALPKVEVHPETYEVRADGELLTCEPATELPMAQRYFMF from the coding sequence ATGCCAGCCACCATCAAGCGATCCGATTATGCCGCGATGTTCGGCCCCACGACCGGCGACCGGCTGCGGCTGGCGGACACGGATCTGATCATCGAGGTCGAGCGCGACCTGACCGTCGAGGCGGCGGGCGGCTACGGCGAAGAGGTCAAGTTCGGCGGCGGCAAAGTGATCCGCGACGGCATGGGTCAGAGCCAGGCCACCCGCGCCGAGGGCGCCGTGGACACGGTCATCACCAACGCGCTGATCGTCGACTGGACCGGGGTCTACAAGGCCGACGTCGGCCTGCGCGACGGGCGCATCCACAAGATCGGCAAGGCGGGCAACCCGGACACGCAGCCGGGTGTCGACATCGTCGTCGGCCCGGGGACAGAGGTCATCGCCGGCGAAGGGCGCATCCTGACGGCGGGCGGCATGGACAGCCACATCCACTACATCTGCCCGCAGCAGATCGAGGATGCGCTGCACTCGGGCGTGACCACCATGCTGGGCGGCGGCACCGGCCCGGCGCATGGCACGCTGGCCACGACCTGCACGCCGGGGCCCTGGCACATCGGGCGGATGCTGCAGGCCGCCGATGCCTTTCCGATGAACCTCGCCTTCGCGGGGAAGGGCAACGCTTCTCTGCCCGCCGCGCTGGAAGAGCAGATCAAGGCGGGCGCCTGCGCGCTGAAGCTGCACGAGGACTGGGGCACCGCCCCCGGTGCCATCGACTGCTGCCTCTCGGTGGCCGACGCATGGGACGTGCAGGTGATGATCCACACCGACACGCTGAATGAAAGCGGCTTCGTCGAGAACACCGTGAAGGCCATGAAGGGCCGCACCATCCACGCTTTCCACACAGAGGGCGCGGGCGGCGGCCACGCCCCCGATATCATCAAGATCTGCGGTGAGAGCTTCGTCCTGCCGTCCTCGACCAACCCGACCCGGCCCTTCACCGTGAACACCATCGAGGAACACCTCGACATGCTCATGGTCTGCCACCACCTCGACAAATCGATCCCCGAGGACGTGGCTTTTGCCGAAAGCCGCATCCGGCGAGAGACCATCGCCGCCGAGGATATCCTGCACGACATGGGCGCCTTCTCGATCATCGCCTCCGACAGCCAGGCCATGGGCCGCGTCGGCGAGGTGCTGATCCGCACATGGCAGACCGCCGACAAGATGAAGAAGCAGCGCGGGCGGCTCTCCGAGGAAAAGGGCGACAACGACAACTTCCGCGTCCGCCGCTATATCGCCAAGTACACGATCAACCCGGCCATCGCCCACGGCATCGGCCATGAGATCGGCAGCATCGAGGAAGGAAAGCGCGCCGATCTGGTGTTGTGGAACCCCGCCTTCTTTGGCGTGAAGCCCGAGATGGTGCTGATCGGCGGCACCATCGCCTGCGCGCAGATGGGCGATCCCAACGCCTCCATCCCGACGCCGCAGCCGGTCTACTCGCGGCCCATGTTCGGGGCTTACGGGCGCTCGGTCGAGAATTCGGCGGTGATCTTCGTCTCGGAGGCGGCGCAGTCCGAGGGCCTGCGCAACCAGCTTGGCCTCGCCAAGCAGACGGTGGCGGTCCGGAACACGCGCGGCATCGGCAAGGCGGACCTGAAGCTGAACGACGCCCTGCCCAAGGTCGAGGTCCACCCGGAAACCTACGAGGTGCGCGCGGACGGAGAGCTGTTGACCTGCGAACCCGCGACGGAACTGCCGATGGCGCAGCGCTACTTCATGTTCTGA
- a CDS encoding urease accessory protein UreF: MSVDARLLTLTQWLSPAYPVGAFAFSHGLEAAVAEGWVTDGASLEGWLRDVLEEGSGRIDAILLGLVSDPEVDVAGIEALARAWQPAAERLREAERQGAAFARVTAEVWDLALPPMVLPVALGRAAGLMGLDRSAVTALYLQAFVGNLVSAAQRLMGLGQTEAQAVLARLAPVCLSVAAEAGGKGAGDLWSNAWASDIAAMRHETQEPRLFQS; this comes from the coding sequence ATGTCGGTTGACGCGCGCCTTCTGACGCTGACGCAGTGGTTGTCGCCAGCCTATCCCGTCGGGGCCTTCGCCTTCTCGCACGGGCTCGAGGCGGCGGTGGCAGAGGGCTGGGTCACGGATGGCGCCTCGCTGGAAGGCTGGCTGCGGGACGTGCTGGAAGAGGGCTCTGGCCGGATCGACGCGATCCTGCTTGGGCTGGTCAGCGACCCGGAGGTCGATGTCGCCGGGATCGAGGCCCTTGCCCGCGCGTGGCAACCGGCGGCGGAACGGCTGCGTGAGGCAGAGCGGCAGGGCGCGGCCTTTGCGCGCGTCACCGCAGAGGTCTGGGACCTCGCGCTGCCGCCGATGGTCCTGCCGGTCGCTCTGGGCCGGGCGGCGGGTCTGATGGGTCTCGACCGCAGCGCCGTGACCGCGCTCTACCTGCAGGCCTTCGTGGGCAACCTCGTCTCGGCGGCGCAGCGGCTGATGGGGCTTGGCCAGACAGAGGCGCAGGCCGTGCTGGCGCGTCTTGCGCCGGTCTGCCTGTCGGTGGCGGCGGAGGCCGGGGGCAAGGGCGCGGGCGACCTGTGGTCCAACGCATGGGCCTCTGACATCGCCGCGATGCGCCACGAGACACAGGAGCCGCGCCTCTTTCAATCCTGA